In Ignavibacteriota bacterium, one genomic interval encodes:
- a CDS encoding MFS transporter has product MTSNPEQHDKRNFFYNIIEGALWVTGALLISPQTVMPALITRLGGGNLEVGVLGVVLFVPLFLPQIFSARYAQSVAWKKPVVVGYGIAQRGAVFINTLVVFFLSASHPTLVLWLFLSLFAINQLILGIVTPWWFDFYVKLTPLQRRGRLTGFRNALAGGLSILSGMYLTWLLTTFDFPLNYSLAFATTFFLQMVAIAFQFQIIEAYPSNVLPRKSVREYFTQLKSILQENKPFQQFLWTSAFLILATMPMSFFTVYALKEFHASDSMVGTFTMITVGGQIIGALVNGYLADHFGNKAALISASLSFFSATLLALFAPSIEWFSVIFVFMGIFIGSEVMTRYNLAIEYGPNEQRATYIGLMNTLLAPLYLSGLLGGVISDMFGHQTLFALGLTFSVIGITMLIVKVKEPRKVE; this is encoded by the coding sequence GTGACTTCAAACCCCGAACAACACGACAAACGAAATTTCTTCTACAATATTATTGAAGGAGCCCTCTGGGTAACAGGTGCGTTACTTATTTCTCCGCAGACAGTCATGCCGGCGTTAATCACGCGGTTGGGTGGCGGAAATCTTGAAGTCGGAGTGTTGGGCGTCGTGCTGTTCGTTCCCTTGTTCCTGCCACAAATTTTTTCTGCACGGTATGCACAATCAGTTGCTTGGAAAAAACCTGTTGTTGTCGGTTACGGAATTGCACAGCGGGGCGCGGTCTTCATCAACACACTCGTCGTGTTTTTCCTCAGCGCGTCTCACCCGACATTAGTGTTATGGCTTTTTCTTTCCCTCTTTGCCATTAATCAACTCATTCTCGGAATTGTTACCCCGTGGTGGTTTGATTTTTACGTGAAGTTGACTCCGTTACAACGTCGCGGGCGACTTACCGGTTTTCGTAACGCTCTCGCCGGCGGACTATCCATTCTGAGCGGAATGTACCTGACATGGCTTCTCACAACGTTTGATTTTCCACTGAACTATTCTCTCGCATTTGCGACAACATTTTTCTTGCAGATGGTTGCTATTGCGTTTCAATTTCAGATTATCGAAGCATACCCAAGCAACGTTCTTCCACGGAAATCAGTGCGGGAATATTTTACTCAACTCAAAAGCATCCTGCAAGAAAACAAGCCGTTCCAACAATTTCTCTGGACATCTGCGTTCTTGATTCTCGCAACCATGCCGATGAGTTTCTTCACCGTCTATGCGCTCAAGGAATTTCACGCAAGCGATAGTATGGTCGGAACATTCACAATGATAACGGTCGGCGGACAAATCATCGGCGCACTCGTGAACGGCTACTTAGCCGACCATTTCGGAAACAAAGCCGCGCTTATTTCCGCATCACTCTCATTTTTCTCTGCAACACTCCTGGCATTGTTCGCTCCCTCTATCGAGTGGTTCAGCGTCATCTTTGTGTTCATGGGAATTTTTATCGGCTCGGAAGTGATGACACGCTACAATCTCGCCATTGAGTACGGGCCAAACGAACAACGCGCCACCTACATCGGCTTGATGAACACGCTTCTCGCTCCTCTCTATCTTTCAGGATTACTCGGCGGCGTCATCAGCGATATGTTCGGACATCAAACCCTGTTCGCACTTGGGCTGACATTTTCGGTGATTGGAATTACGATGTTAATCGTGAAGGTAAAGGAACCAAGGAAGGTGGAATAA
- a CDS encoding AsmA family protein, which produces MALSRTSKIWIGILSIPLIILFVGILALNLYFTSERLKELIIPEIEASTHRTVTVRDASFSILPRFSIRIEGLKISNKEGETFDRDEFLSVETIDLEVKIMELLRSRLEMTHLLIDKPKLYLEVTSEGMTNYSDEQPEEQSTGEVKVTSDKSGTLLLSNFDVRDGEIIFIDKKGDSRMFISGYNQTASATKMPTQSSIELKAEASMSKFSYGSLEMFFVKDIPIKARGTMTFHEDRQSLSLDDVEMTMGELPAKITGKIINVFNDRSFDLTITATNGEMKQVLSLIPPDFLKATSGLSSSGKVEGVITMKGESNYDVQPEVKGDFSVENGTVQYASLPKSISNLNVVGSFIRPAGLRPRRGERKNPPPGSFEMSKLSASLGGNNIGGSMKVVDFNDPYVTASFNGSLNLNQVKEFYPLEAGTELTGTMKGNLSLDGKAKTPESIKAIGAIEFQNATIRTATSKSPVSNLNGMITFNNQNIESKKLSMMMGESDLTLSFLMKNYLGMVMKEAAKAGKPTASVSLTSKQLRTVDLMSDETESAGTSENKKEGPKKAMMLPGMDVDANVNIGKLVTEKFEFTNAKGVLSIKEGIVKLNNFSVNAFEGNVVSKGTLDLRDEKKRPFDFDLDIKGVQSNSMLSKFTSFGKNLYGKLTMKTKLTGELDDTLGLVRQALTGDGNVSVTDGKLLGFALTTSLAEFTGLDELKVVNINNWSNIFSISNGKVNINDLKIKSGQTDFIVNGAQGLDGSLDYNLNIKLPGSVSDRLKLPGVGDQLVQFFKDESGRISLSFLVGGMHTSPTLKLDTKPQEEMAKQALQKKVDEGKKKVEDELKKKLGEGLNKLLKKP; this is translated from the coding sequence ATGGCTCTCAGCAGAACATCAAAAATTTGGATTGGCATTCTTTCGATTCCTCTCATTATTCTTTTTGTAGGAATTCTCGCACTCAATTTATATTTCACCAGCGAACGGCTCAAGGAACTCATCATTCCGGAAATCGAGGCGTCAACGCATCGAACAGTAACGGTGCGGGATGCTTCGTTCTCCATTCTTCCAAGATTTTCCATTAGAATCGAAGGATTGAAAATCTCAAACAAGGAAGGGGAAACGTTTGACCGGGACGAATTTCTTTCTGTTGAAACGATTGACCTTGAAGTGAAAATCATGGAACTTCTGCGCAGCCGGTTGGAGATGACGCATTTGCTGATTGATAAACCGAAGCTCTATCTCGAAGTAACAAGTGAAGGAATGACAAACTACTCCGACGAGCAACCGGAAGAACAAAGCACCGGTGAAGTGAAAGTAACGAGCGATAAGAGCGGTACGCTTCTTCTTTCAAACTTTGATGTACGCGACGGTGAAATCATTTTTATAGATAAGAAGGGGGATTCTCGGATGTTCATTTCCGGATACAACCAAACTGCCTCGGCGACGAAGATGCCAACGCAGAGTTCTATCGAACTGAAGGCAGAAGCGTCAATGAGCAAATTCAGTTACGGTTCGCTCGAAATGTTTTTTGTGAAAGATATTCCCATCAAAGCGCGCGGTACGATGACATTTCATGAAGACCGTCAATCACTTTCGCTCGACGATGTCGAAATGACAATGGGTGAACTTCCCGCGAAGATTACAGGAAAAATCATAAATGTATTCAACGACAGAAGTTTCGACCTTACCATCACCGCAACGAACGGAGAGATGAAGCAGGTTCTCTCGCTCATTCCTCCCGATTTTCTCAAAGCAACGAGCGGACTTTCGAGCAGCGGTAAGGTTGAAGGCGTTATCACGATGAAGGGCGAATCAAATTATGATGTGCAACCGGAAGTGAAGGGAGATTTCTCCGTCGAGAACGGAACGGTGCAATACGCTTCATTACCGAAATCAATTTCAAACCTGAATGTTGTTGGCTCGTTCATTCGTCCGGCGGGTCTACGACCTCGTAGAGGGGAGAGAAAGAATCCGCCCCCCGGAAGTTTTGAGATGAGCAAACTTTCCGCATCGCTTGGCGGGAACAACATCGGCGGAAGCATGAAAGTGGTTGATTTCAATGACCCGTATGTCACGGCATCGTTTAACGGCTCGCTCAATCTGAATCAGGTAAAAGAATTTTATCCGCTCGAAGCGGGAACGGAACTGACCGGAACGATGAAAGGAAATCTCTCGCTCGATGGAAAAGCAAAAACTCCGGAAAGTATCAAAGCAATCGGCGCGATTGAATTTCAAAACGCAACCATCAGAACAGCAACTTCGAAATCTCCCGTCAGCAATTTGAACGGAATGATTACGTTCAACAATCAAAATATCGAATCGAAAAAACTGAGCATGATGATGGGCGAATCTGATTTGACGCTTTCGTTTCTTATGAAAAACTATCTCGGCATGGTGATGAAAGAAGCGGCGAAGGCGGGAAAGCCGACTGCATCGGTTTCGCTCACTTCAAAACAGTTGCGCACTGTTGATTTGATGTCGGATGAAACAGAATCTGCCGGAACTTCTGAGAATAAAAAAGAAGGACCAAAGAAAGCGATGATGCTACCGGGGATGGACGTGGATGCAAACGTGAACATCGGGAAGTTGGTGACGGAAAAATTCGAATTCACGAATGCGAAAGGCGTGTTGTCTATCAAAGAAGGAATTGTCAAACTCAACAACTTTTCGGTGAATGCGTTTGAGGGAAATGTAGTTTCCAAAGGGACGCTCGATTTGCGGGATGAAAAGAAACGCCCGTTCGATTTCGACCTCGACATCAAAGGCGTGCAATCCAATTCGATGCTCTCGAAATTCACTTCGTTTGGAAAGAATTTGTACGGGAAACTGACGATGAAAACTAAACTGACCGGTGAACTTGACGACACGCTTGGTCTTGTTCGTCAGGCATTAACGGGCGACGGAAACGTGAGCGTGACCGATGGAAAACTTCTTGGTTTCGCGCTAACGACGTCGCTTGCGGAGTTTACTGGTCTTGATGAACTGAAAGTCGTGAACATCAACAATTGGTCAAACATCTTTTCGATTTCTAACGGCAAAGTGAACATCAATGATTTGAAAATTAAAAGCGGACAGACGGATTTTATCGTGAACGGCGCACAAGGATTGGATGGCTCGCTCGATTACAATTTAAATATCAAACTTCCCGGCTCCGTTTCCGACCGGTTAAAACTCCCCGGCGTTGGCGATCAACTTGTGCAGTTTTTCAAAGATGAATCAGGGAGAATCAGTTTGAGTTTTCTCGTCGGTGGAATGCACACAAGTCCGACTTTGAAACTTGACACGAAGCCGCAGGAAGAAATGGCAAAACAAGCGTTACAGAAAAAAGTGGATGAAGGAAAAAAGAAAGTTGAAGATGAGTTGAAAAAGAAACTGGGTGAGGGGTTGAATAAGTTGTTGAAGAAACCGTAA
- the rsmA gene encoding ribosomal RNA small subunit methyltransferase A translates to MYVKPKQSLGQNFLVDDNIARKIATSINPKSDDVVVEIGPGQGALTKQLFSSSCRLIAYEVDGRVVESLKQKFESEQVSIIHQDFLQTDLRKLSSQFKQKLRVVGNIPYHLTSEIFFKVLDEREAVSDLTMMIQKEVAQRFIAKPGTKAYGILSVLCQFYGKAKLMFAVSPNCFYPKPKVISNVIQFSLFDELPFRANESLFRTVVKTAFGKRRKTLRNSLKYLPFEETKVVRILARISVDTTLRAEQLSPEQFTELTNEIEQALQE, encoded by the coding sequence ATGTATGTTAAACCCAAACAATCTCTCGGTCAAAACTTTCTTGTTGATGATAACATCGCCAGAAAAATTGCTACTTCCATCAATCCCAAATCGGATGATGTTGTTGTAGAAATCGGACCGGGACAGGGAGCGCTGACGAAACAACTCTTCAGTAGTTCATGTCGGCTTATCGCGTATGAAGTTGACGGACGCGTTGTTGAATCGTTAAAACAGAAATTTGAATCAGAGCAAGTCAGCATCATTCATCAGGATTTTCTTCAGACGGATTTACGGAAACTCAGTTCACAATTCAAACAAAAACTTCGCGTGGTCGGGAATATTCCGTACCATCTCACCAGCGAAATATTTTTTAAAGTTTTGGATGAACGGGAGGCAGTCAGCGACCTAACGATGATGATTCAAAAAGAAGTAGCACAGAGATTTATAGCCAAGCCGGGGACGAAGGCGTACGGAATTCTTTCCGTCTTATGCCAGTTCTATGGAAAAGCGAAATTAATGTTCGCCGTCTCACCAAACTGCTTCTACCCGAAGCCGAAAGTAATATCGAACGTCATACAATTTTCTCTGTTTGATGAACTACCGTTCCGTGCGAATGAATCACTCTTTCGTACTGTCGTAAAGACGGCGTTTGGTAAAAGAAGAAAAACATTACGCAACAGTTTGAAGTATTTACCGTTTGAAGAAACAAAAGTTGTTCGTATCTTAGCCCGCATTTCGGTTGATACAACATTACGCGCCGAACAACTTTCACCCGAACAATTCACAGAACTGACAAACGAAATAGAACAAGCGCTTCAGGAATGA
- the mgtE gene encoding magnesium transporter, which yields MSQQARDIEQTVVTEDAIIIPRRRGVKTIEVDEELLQDIRELIHERAGAMLLNILFDLHAADIGDLLNRLEAEDREFVFNLLDKETAGEVILELDPAIREQLLDVLSSDKITSFVGELASDDATDVVSELSPQVAEKVLEAMPAEDSADVKELLRYAEDTAGGIMGTEFVSVHRRETVHKAIRGVREQAKENQTIYHVYVVDDEGVLVGVMPLQSLVLSSPHKRVYKVMDTNVKSVKTDVDQEEVAATFRKYDLVTLPVVDDIGKLVGVITIDDIVDVIEQEHSEDVARMVGSDAEELEHRSPAQIAMLRLPWVLITLLLEFFAGMVVHYFDQTLSRVILLASFMPIISALSGNTGLQSAALVVRGIATGHISLDHWWHPVVRQFQTTLILGSVCGAALGIVAGIWQGNAVFGFVVGLSMMISINISGFVGTVTPMLSKRLGFDPAITAGPFETAFQDVVGITIFLGMATSMLHWIV from the coding sequence ATGAGCCAACAAGCACGAGATATTGAACAGACCGTCGTGACGGAAGATGCTATCATCATTCCCCGACGTCGAGGCGTGAAGACCATCGAGGTGGACGAAGAACTGCTTCAGGATATTCGTGAACTGATTCACGAACGCGCCGGGGCGATGTTGCTCAACATTCTCTTCGACCTTCACGCGGCTGATATCGGCGACCTTCTCAACCGGCTTGAAGCGGAAGACCGCGAGTTTGTCTTCAATCTGCTTGATAAAGAAACTGCCGGCGAGGTCATCCTCGAACTTGACCCTGCAATCCGTGAACAACTACTCGACGTACTCTCTTCAGATAAAATTACAAGTTTTGTCGGCGAACTTGCCTCTGACGATGCTACCGATGTTGTTTCAGAACTTTCTCCACAGGTTGCAGAAAAAGTTCTTGAGGCGATGCCCGCCGAAGATTCTGCTGACGTTAAAGAACTTCTTCGTTATGCGGAAGATACTGCCGGCGGAATCATGGGAACGGAATTCGTTTCCGTTCATCGTCGGGAAACAGTTCACAAAGCAATCCGCGGAGTACGCGAGCAGGCAAAAGAAAATCAAACAATTTACCACGTCTATGTAGTTGATGATGAAGGAGTGCTCGTCGGGGTGATGCCGTTGCAATCGCTTGTATTAAGTTCACCCCACAAACGCGTCTATAAAGTGATGGACACGAATGTGAAAAGCGTAAAAACGGATGTTGACCAGGAAGAAGTAGCCGCAACATTTCGAAAATATGATTTGGTTACGCTTCCTGTTGTGGATGACATCGGCAAATTGGTCGGCGTCATTACCATTGACGACATCGTGGACGTTATCGAGCAGGAACACAGCGAAGACGTTGCCCGTATGGTCGGTTCTGATGCTGAAGAACTTGAGCATCGTTCCCCCGCTCAGATTGCTATGCTACGACTGCCGTGGGTTCTCATCACACTCTTGCTTGAATTTTTTGCAGGAATGGTCGTTCACTATTTTGACCAAACACTTAGCCGGGTAATTCTTCTCGCTTCGTTTATGCCGATAATTTCCGCTCTCTCGGGAAATACAGGACTTCAATCCGCTGCGTTAGTTGTTCGCGGTATTGCAACGGGACATATTTCACTTGACCACTGGTGGCATCCGGTCGTCCGACAATTTCAGACGACACTCATTCTCGGAAGCGTTTGCGGCGCGGCGCTGGGAATTGTTGCGGGAATCTGGCAGGGGAATGCCGTCTTCGGATTTGTCGTCGGTCTCTCAATGATGATTTCGATTAATATTTCCGGATTTGTCGGAACGGTAACACCGATGCTTTCAAAGCGATTGGGGTTTGACCCGGCAATAACAGCAGGTCCGTTTGAAACTGCATTTCAGGACGTCGTTGGCATTACGATTTTCCTCGGTATGGCAACTTCAATGTTGCATTGGATTGTCTAA
- a CDS encoding phosphatase PAP2 family protein, whose product MNISRFIEPLRPVDALVIFFAIFLSVLDVFFVPFETASWLIAANIVASIVIVAFSSYRAHHPSISWLHDWYPVPIIFFTFKEIHVIIQSIARPDIDVALIEIDRWMFGGDPTVFLAQFIHPALTEILQIAYTSFYFIMLTLGIELYMRKDFKKFTFSTFTMSYGFYLSYIGYLLFPGVGPRFTLHDFYLLDTELSGLWLTQITRDIINAGESIPPGISDAFKHAQRDVFPSGHTQMTLIVLYFANKYKLKSRYVLYFFGSLLIVATVYLRYHYVIDLLAGALFMLFTVWTAPKIARWWDTLREKV is encoded by the coding sequence ATGAACATCTCGCGTTTCATCGAACCATTGCGTCCGGTAGATGCTCTGGTGATTTTCTTTGCAATTTTTCTTTCTGTTCTCGATGTTTTCTTTGTTCCCTTTGAAACTGCTTCTTGGCTGATAGCCGCGAATATTGTTGCAAGCATCGTCATTGTTGCATTTTCCTCCTACCGTGCACATCACCCGTCTATCAGTTGGTTGCATGATTGGTATCCCGTTCCAATCATTTTCTTCACATTCAAAGAAATTCATGTCATTATTCAATCCATCGCCCGGCCGGATATTGACGTCGCGTTGATTGAAATTGACCGATGGATGTTTGGAGGAGATCCGACAGTGTTTCTTGCACAGTTCATTCATCCGGCATTGACAGAAATCTTGCAGATTGCATACACAAGTTTCTATTTCATCATGCTGACGCTCGGCATTGAACTGTACATGAGAAAAGATTTCAAAAAATTTACATTCTCTACATTCACCATGTCGTACGGATTTTATCTTTCCTACATCGGATACTTGTTGTTTCCCGGAGTGGGTCCGCGGTTCACACTTCATGATTTTTACTTGCTCGATACAGAACTATCAGGATTGTGGCTGACGCAGATAACCCGTGACATTATCAACGCAGGCGAATCCATTCCACCGGGAATATCCGACGCGTTCAAACATGCACAGCGCGATGTCTTCCCGAGCGGACACACCCAGATGACTCTCATTGTATTGTATTTTGCTAACAAGTATAAACTCAAATCGCGTTATGTTTTGTATTTCTTCGGTTCGTTATTGATAGTTGCAACGGTGTATCTCCGGTATCATTATGTGATTGATTTACTTGCCGGAGCGCTCTTCATGTTGTTCACAGTCTGGACAGCGCCGAAGATTGCACGATGGTGGGATACGCTTCGGGAGAAAGTTTGA
- a CDS encoding YjbH domain-containing protein — protein sequence MIPERYLMMDARCWMLDAIFSCRSPLISHISHLLLLFIFYFLLYSPLSPAEGGQAAQTTKETRLSNEPLNLVDMPTAGMLYHRNFSATLEFYEESGMLASANVGLFNRLMLGVAYGGANVIGVQRAQFNPHLGVAVKVRAVEETYYVPAIVLGFNSQGKGKFIDSSNRYTTKSVGVYAVASKNFNLLGYLSIHAGMHYSLEDTDYRTFNLFVGFEKTFASIFSGTLEYDNGFSVAQSNRIDRGRGLLNIGLRASLTREFSLGVNLKDVIQNQQDFSAGIRTIQIEYTKSF from the coding sequence ATGATTCCTGAAAGATATTTGATGATGGATGCTCGATGCTGGATGCTTGATGCAATTTTTTCTTGCCGTTCACCACTCATATCTCACATCTCACATCTTTTGTTACTTTTTATTTTTTATTTTTTACTTTACTCACCGCTTTCACCCGCCGAAGGCGGGCAAGCCGCTCAAACCACGAAAGAAACTCGGCTCTCAAACGAACCACTGAATCTTGTAGATATGCCAACTGCAGGAATGTTGTACCATCGAAATTTTTCTGCCACACTTGAATTTTATGAAGAAAGTGGAATGTTGGCAAGCGCGAATGTCGGATTGTTCAATCGTTTAATGCTCGGAGTTGCGTACGGAGGAGCGAATGTCATTGGTGTGCAAAGAGCGCAGTTCAATCCGCATCTCGGAGTAGCAGTGAAAGTTCGTGCGGTAGAGGAAACGTACTATGTCCCGGCAATTGTTCTCGGTTTCAATTCTCAGGGGAAAGGGAAATTCATTGATTCATCAAACAGGTACACGACAAAATCTGTCGGAGTCTATGCTGTGGCAAGTAAGAATTTCAATTTGCTTGGCTACTTGAGTATTCACGCGGGAATGCATTACAGCCTTGAAGATACCGATTACCGGACGTTTAACCTTTTTGTTGGATTCGAAAAAACATTTGCTTCCATTTTTTCAGGAACTCTTGAGTATGACAACGGCTTTTCTGTTGCACAATCAAACAGAATAGATAGGGGACGCGGCTTGCTGAACATCGGGCTTCGGGCAAGTCTGACAAGAGAGTTTTCGCTCGGAGTGAACCTGAAGGATGTCATTCAAAATCAACAGGATTTTTCAGCCGGTATCAGGACAATTCAGATAGAGTACACCAAATCCTTCTGA
- a CDS encoding outer membrane protein transport protein — protein MKTITRIVLSLFMISFAVVNTFSQYPEDALRLSTMGSGFGARSLGLGMTYTGVASDYSAAYWNPAGLGQIKRNEMSVGLSHFTYGNDATFQGNASSFTNSTTSLNNLGLVYSFPTKQGSLVLAFGYGRNVDFTTGLSFKGFNPYSSMVPSLDGDLAYELYLVDSVGNTPLQDSLEQRARVLEDGGLNNWMVSGAVEAAENLFLGGTLNFVSGSYTYNRDFAESDTHYKYEYNRYGADYALSRWNVINTVDGEISGFTMRMGMLYKFTTRSRIGFNIKLPTSYTIREEYASDGTSVFDVPDTHGNYSYNYRIAGKTEYDVTTPFVFSGGISLAGEDIMLAADIEYTDWTQMKFSNADPYLEQFNSDIKEIFHPTLNLHGGLEFSVPETSLRLRGGFAYIPSPYKNDPTSFNQKFVTGGLGVLLADVIMVDIGFSHGFWETSHINYRHDDVYGNPLSETKEKITTNNLMTTLSYRF, from the coding sequence ATGAAAACCATAACAAGAATAGTTTTGTCATTGTTCATGATTTCGTTTGCGGTAGTAAACACTTTCAGTCAGTACCCGGAAGATGCGCTTCGACTTTCCACGATGGGTTCCGGGTTCGGCGCCCGCTCGCTTGGTTTGGGAATGACCTACACCGGAGTTGCCAGCGATTATTCCGCTGCGTACTGGAATCCCGCCGGACTTGGACAAATCAAACGGAATGAAATGTCTGTCGGATTATCCCACTTTACGTACGGGAACGATGCAACATTTCAGGGAAACGCTTCCTCGTTTACCAACAGCACAACCAGTCTGAATAATTTAGGACTCGTCTATTCCTTCCCGACAAAACAGGGAAGTTTAGTTCTGGCGTTTGGGTACGGTAGAAATGTTGATTTTACAACCGGGTTGTCGTTTAAAGGTTTTAACCCATACAGTAGCATGGTTCCTTCGTTAGATGGTGACTTAGCCTATGAATTGTATCTCGTTGATTCAGTTGGAAACACTCCGCTTCAGGATAGTCTTGAACAACGCGCAAGAGTACTGGAGGATGGCGGACTTAACAATTGGATGGTTAGCGGAGCGGTTGAAGCGGCAGAAAATTTATTTCTCGGCGGTACATTGAATTTTGTCTCCGGTTCTTACACTTATAATAGAGATTTTGCCGAATCGGATACACACTATAAATATGAGTACAATCGCTACGGCGCTGATTACGCTCTGAGTCGTTGGAATGTTATCAACACGGTCGATGGTGAAATTTCTGGTTTTACGATGCGTATGGGAATGTTGTATAAGTTTACCACTCGCTCTCGTATCGGATTTAATATTAAACTGCCTACGTCATATACTATTCGGGAAGAATACGCAAGTGATGGAACGAGCGTGTTTGATGTACCCGATACGCACGGGAATTATTCGTACAATTACCGAATTGCCGGAAAAACTGAATACGATGTAACAACGCCGTTTGTCTTCAGTGGTGGTATTTCTCTTGCAGGAGAGGATATCATGCTTGCAGCGGATATTGAATATACCGATTGGACACAGATGAAATTCTCGAATGCCGACCCGTACCTTGAACAATTCAACAGCGACATTAAAGAAATTTTCCATCCAACGCTTAATCTACATGGTGGACTGGAATTCAGCGTACCGGAAACTTCATTGAGACTTCGGGGCGGATTTGCATACATTCCCTCGCCGTACAAAAACGACCCGACTTCGTTCAATCAAAAATTTGTTACCGGCGGTTTGGGAGTGTTGTTGGCTGACGTGATTATGGTTGATATCGGCTTCTCCCATGGTTTCTGGGAAACCTCACACATCAACTACCGGCATGATGATGTTTATGGTAATCCTCTTTCGGAAACGAAAGAAAAAATCACTACCAACAATTTGATGACAACCTTAAGTTACAGATTCTGA